From one Pedobacter faecalis genomic stretch:
- a CDS encoding phosphoenolpyruvate carboxylase — protein sequence MMQKQRAKGQRESVFNNEVVSRFELYNSLFLTLPFYKIKDTGTLLPLFIKSCEDGVNNRKTPADIIRAFFEKYTQTEGTKDVIDLLFRFIQYIERQVVLFDAIEDASFTKINASDEHSALLDYLKKGVDNNPLSEKIEKLMEDFSLRLVLTAHPTQFYPGSVLSIITDLTTAIKTNDLSTIHSLLQQLGKTPFFNKKSPTPVDEALSLAWYLENVFYFAAANIQSEIDRTLTDFNLEPKKILELGFWPGGDRDGNPNVHTDATIQVARMLRQILFRCYYRDFRNLKRRITFRGVEDDIAKVHDILYANAFDSSLQMENISDSIVGYLSNIKNTLDTDHDGLFTDLVSDLIRKIELYKCHFASLDIRQDSRVLRDVHAYCRQSKPIISLFPENYDELREEEKINTLVFKSARLQNPATPDPLIDDTLQTISEIKQIQESNGEEACHRFIISNCQRASDILQLIELFLWNGWEEDSLTVDFVPLFETVHDLEVAGDIMETLYAHPFYKKHLASRGNKQHIMLGFSDSTKDGGYLMANWSIFNAKVALTSTANKHNIQLAFFDGRGGPPSRGGGKTHRFYASMGKEIANKNIQLTIQGQTISSQFGSIDSAEFNIEQLINAGISAGIREKHNILLDPVHKNLLDNMARTSFNAFVSLRKHPLFLSYLEKFSPLTLLSKITISSRPVKRSSGGSLKLEDLRAISFVTAWSQLKQNIPGFYGMGTALKDQEEQGNWDKVVETYNESGYFKTIIDNCMMSMSKSDFSITAHFRNDEEYGQFWKSLYDEFELSKRMLLKLSGHETLMENYPAEKRSIAVREKIVLPLVLIQHFALERLRGDISADERQWYEKLAIRTVYGIVNAGRNLA from the coding sequence ATGATGCAGAAACAACGTGCAAAAGGCCAGCGAGAGTCCGTATTCAACAACGAAGTTGTATCTCGTTTCGAACTATATAACAGCCTTTTCCTTACCCTTCCGTTTTACAAGATCAAAGACACAGGAACACTGCTTCCTCTTTTTATCAAATCCTGCGAAGACGGCGTCAATAACCGGAAAACGCCTGCAGACATTATTCGTGCATTCTTTGAAAAATACACCCAGACCGAGGGAACCAAAGATGTTATAGACCTGCTCTTTCGCTTTATCCAATACATCGAACGCCAGGTCGTTTTGTTCGATGCCATAGAAGACGCGAGCTTTACCAAGATCAATGCCTCAGATGAGCACAGCGCATTGCTCGATTATCTGAAAAAGGGCGTCGACAACAATCCTCTGAGTGAAAAAATTGAGAAGCTTATGGAGGATTTTTCGCTCCGTCTGGTTCTTACTGCGCACCCCACCCAATTCTACCCGGGAAGTGTGCTCTCCATCATTACGGATCTGACAACCGCCATTAAAACAAACGATTTGTCGACCATCCATTCGCTCCTGCAGCAGCTTGGCAAAACGCCGTTCTTTAATAAGAAGTCGCCCACCCCGGTCGATGAAGCCCTGAGCCTTGCCTGGTACCTGGAAAACGTCTTTTACTTCGCGGCGGCCAACATACAATCTGAGATTGACCGCACGCTTACAGACTTCAATCTCGAACCAAAAAAGATCCTCGAACTTGGCTTTTGGCCTGGTGGAGACAGGGACGGCAATCCCAACGTACATACAGATGCGACCATACAAGTTGCGCGAATGCTCCGTCAGATACTGTTCCGTTGTTATTACCGCGACTTCCGTAACTTAAAGCGCCGCATCACCTTCCGTGGCGTAGAAGACGACATCGCCAAAGTACACGACATCCTGTATGCAAACGCCTTCGATTCCAGTCTTCAGATGGAAAACATATCGGATAGCATTGTCGGATATCTCAGCAACATCAAGAATACTCTGGATACAGATCACGACGGGCTCTTTACCGATCTTGTGTCGGATCTGATACGCAAAATAGAACTTTACAAATGCCACTTTGCCTCACTTGACATCAGGCAGGACAGCAGGGTACTCAGAGACGTACATGCATATTGCCGTCAAAGCAAGCCCATTATTTCCCTGTTCCCTGAAAACTACGATGAACTGAGGGAAGAAGAAAAAATTAACACGCTTGTATTCAAAAGCGCGCGACTGCAGAATCCGGCTACGCCCGACCCGCTCATTGACGACACCTTACAGACCATCTCGGAGATCAAGCAGATCCAGGAAAGTAATGGAGAAGAAGCATGCCACCGGTTTATCATCAGCAACTGCCAGCGGGCAAGCGACATCCTTCAGCTTATCGAGCTGTTTCTCTGGAACGGATGGGAAGAAGACAGCTTGACCGTCGACTTCGTACCGTTGTTTGAAACCGTACACGATCTGGAAGTAGCGGGCGATATCATGGAAACACTATACGCGCACCCCTTCTATAAAAAACATTTAGCGAGTCGCGGAAACAAGCAGCATATCATGCTCGGGTTTTCTGACAGCACCAAAGACGGGGGTTATCTAATGGCCAACTGGTCTATATTCAATGCCAAGGTTGCGCTTACATCCACGGCCAACAAGCATAACATACAACTCGCCTTTTTTGACGGCAGAGGCGGCCCGCCATCACGCGGCGGAGGCAAAACACACCGCTTTTATGCCTCGATGGGCAAAGAGATCGCCAACAAAAATATTCAGCTGACCATTCAGGGGCAAACTATCAGTTCACAATTCGGGTCTATCGACAGCGCAGAATTCAATATCGAACAGCTGATCAACGCAGGGATTTCAGCCGGCATCCGGGAGAAGCACAATATCCTGCTGGATCCGGTGCATAAAAACCTGCTCGACAACATGGCCAGGACCAGCTTCAACGCGTTTGTATCGCTCCGCAAGCACCCCCTTTTCCTGAGCTATCTGGAGAAGTTCTCGCCGCTTACCCTGCTTTCTAAAATCACCATCAGCAGCAGGCCGGTAAAACGCAGCTCCGGAGGATCATTGAAACTGGAGGATCTGCGGGCGATCAGTTTTGTTACCGCCTGGAGCCAGTTAAAGCAGAATATCCCTGGTTTTTACGGTATGGGTACGGCACTTAAAGACCAGGAAGAACAGGGCAACTGGGATAAGGTCGTGGAAACCTACAATGAGTCGGGATACTTTAAGACCATCATCGACAACTGTATGATGTCCATGAGCAAGTCAGACTTCTCGATAACCGCCCATTTTCGGAACGACGAAGAGTATGGCCAGTTCTGGAAGAGCCTGTACGACGAATTTGAGCTATCTAAGCGAATGCTCCTTAAGCTGTCGGGACATGAAACACTGATGGAGAATTATCCGGCAGAGAAGCGCTCTATTGCCGTGAGAGAAAAGATCGTACTTCCATTGGTATTGATCCAGCATTTCGCTTTGGAACGCCTTCGCGGCGATATATCTGCCGATGAGCGTCAGTGGTACGAAAAGCTGGCGATCAGAACGGTATATGGTATCGTTAATGCAGGAAGAAACCTGGCATAA
- a CDS encoding peptidylprolyl isomerase, translating to MKRLLTLLLCLSLSAVFGARPKHKYVRIQTSMGECVIKLYNETPLHRDNFVKLAKKKTIDGTLFHRVINGFMIQGGDPDSKTAQPGSELGNGDVGYTVPAEFRDSLFHKKGVLAAARDNNPEKASSGCQFYLVQGKIFTDEMLDALESKRQGFKIPGWQREIYKTAGGTPHLDQNYTVFGEIVQGFAMVDSIATVATDERNRPLTDVRMAVKLLSKREARRLERKLSKS from the coding sequence ATGAAAAGACTTCTTACCCTACTCTTATGCCTAAGCCTTAGCGCAGTATTCGGGGCCAGGCCAAAGCACAAATATGTCCGCATTCAAACCAGCATGGGCGAATGCGTCATAAAGCTATATAATGAAACGCCTTTACACCGCGATAATTTTGTCAAGCTTGCCAAAAAGAAAACTATAGACGGCACCCTGTTTCACCGCGTTATCAACGGATTTATGATCCAGGGGGGCGATCCGGACTCTAAAACAGCCCAGCCTGGCAGCGAACTGGGCAATGGCGATGTGGGTTACACCGTACCTGCAGAGTTCAGAGACAGCCTGTTTCACAAAAAGGGCGTGCTTGCTGCTGCGCGCGACAATAACCCGGAGAAAGCCTCCAGCGGATGCCAGTTCTATCTTGTTCAGGGAAAAATATTTACAGACGAAATGCTGGATGCACTGGAAAGTAAACGTCAGGGTTTCAAAATACCAGGATGGCAGCGGGAAATATATAAGACCGCAGGGGGTACACCGCATCTCGACCAAAACTATACCGTCTTCGGCGAAATCGTTCAGGGCTTCGCTATGGTCGACAGTATTGCGACGGTAGCCACCGACGAGCGCAACCGTCCGCTGACCGATGTGAGAATGGCAGTGAAACTGCTCAGCAAGCGTGAAGCACGCCGTCTGGAACGTAAACTTTCAAAATCCTGA
- a CDS encoding YceI family protein, protein MKKTFLFFIALTFSVASFAQTKWTVDPMHSFVNFSVKHMGISFVDGNFGKFNGSVTAAKEDLSDAKISFTVDVNSINTNVEMRDKHLKSDDFFNAEKYPNMTFESTSFKKKSGSNYVLAGKLTIRDVTKDVQFDVVFGGTAKDQQGNTKAGFMATTTINRLDYNIKYDPSGMGVGKDVKITLNLEFAQAK, encoded by the coding sequence ATGAAAAAGACATTTTTATTTTTTATCGCGCTGACATTCAGCGTAGCGTCGTTTGCACAAACCAAATGGACGGTGGACCCGATGCACTCCTTCGTGAACTTCTCCGTGAAGCACATGGGCATTTCCTTTGTAGACGGTAATTTCGGTAAGTTTAACGGCTCGGTTACTGCCGCCAAGGAGGACCTGTCTGATGCTAAGATCAGCTTTACGGTAGACGTTAACAGCATCAACACCAATGTAGAAATGCGCGACAAACACTTGAAGTCTGATGACTTCTTTAACGCGGAAAAGTACCCTAACATGACTTTTGAGAGTACTTCGTTTAAAAAGAAAAGCGGCAGCAATTATGTGCTTGCGGGCAAGCTGACCATTCGCGATGTGACTAAAGATGTACAATTTGATGTTGTTTTTGGTGGAACTGCTAAAGATCAGCAAGGGAATACCAAGGCTGGATTTATGGCTACAACTACCATTAACAGGCTGGACTACAACATAAAATATGATCCTTCAGGAATGGGTGTGGGAAAAGACGTTAAGATCACCCTGAACCTAGAGTTTGCTCAGGCAAAATAA
- a CDS encoding DUF6952 family protein, which produces MKIPVIRQLYQNSTPEDLETTLTVLESFCEFRGVSEAEIDVAGELITNICGALEVHGSVRSGMAEKDALNAFSQKVMGSIDRG; this is translated from the coding sequence ATGAAAATTCCTGTAATCAGACAGTTGTATCAGAACAGCACGCCGGAAGACCTGGAGACTACGCTTACCGTTTTAGAGTCGTTTTGCGAGTTCAGGGGTGTGAGCGAGGCGGAGATTGATGTGGCAGGCGAACTGATCACGAATATCTGCGGAGCGCTTGAAGTACACGGCAGCGTGAGATCGGGAATGGCTGAGAAGGATGCATTAAATGCTTTTTCTCAGAAAGTCATGGGCTCGATCGATCGGGGATAG
- a CDS encoding HYC_CC_PP family protein, protein MKLQRKIALGLCVFYLFSVIGIAVSMHFCNGSFSSFSFTKAAKCGSCKATGTDAKSHDCCKTTDVDAKVEDSHEASGKISIPKIVSLEMLFDAVLPYFKVGGLAVVFKDAEGKAPPLSSLVRLHLFNCVFRN, encoded by the coding sequence ATGAAGTTACAAAGAAAAATTGCTTTAGGCTTATGTGTCTTTTACCTGTTCAGCGTAATCGGCATTGCTGTCAGTATGCATTTCTGCAACGGCAGTTTTTCTTCTTTTAGTTTCACCAAGGCGGCTAAATGCGGGTCGTGCAAGGCAACAGGAACTGATGCGAAAAGCCATGACTGCTGCAAGACTACGGATGTGGATGCTAAGGTTGAAGACAGCCATGAGGCTTCTGGTAAGATCAGTATTCCCAAGATTGTTAGTCTGGAAATGCTCTTTGATGCGGTGTTGCCGTATTTCAAAGTGGGCGGGTTGGCCGTTGTTTTTAAGGATGCAGAAGGTAAGGCTCCCCCGCTCTCCTCGCTTGTGCGTTTGCATCTTTTCAACTGTGTTTTCAGGAATTAG
- a CDS encoding HlyD family secretion protein: MTTEKKKNKIIPIILAVLIVIGAGFGIKEYIYYSNHVDTDDAQIDGDISPVVARVSGYVKQIRFEENTHVSEGDVLVELDDSDYSVKLEQAEARQKGASAGVNVSQAQISASSANTSTAKANIDAAKAKLSLARKNYERYANLIKDGSVTQQQFDQAKAERESAEAEYAAANDQYIALVKQVNTSESQLAVSNSGVTQQQAEVDFAKLQLSYTLIKAPASGLVSKKNVQKGQLVQAGQSLFSIVNDNSLYITANFKETQLEEIKPGSKVKIEVDAYPDAEVEGEVYNFAPITGAKGSLLPPDNATGNFVKVVQRVPVKIKITKAPKEILPSLRPGMSVKVSVSVND; encoded by the coding sequence ATGACAACTGAAAAGAAGAAAAACAAAATAATCCCCATCATACTCGCCGTATTAATCGTCATAGGCGCCGGTTTTGGCATTAAAGAATACATCTATTACAGCAATCACGTCGACACCGATGATGCGCAAATCGATGGAGACATCAGTCCGGTTGTGGCCAGGGTAAGCGGATATGTTAAGCAGATCCGGTTCGAGGAAAACACCCACGTAAGCGAAGGCGATGTATTGGTTGAACTAGACGATAGCGACTACAGCGTCAAACTAGAACAGGCCGAGGCCCGCCAGAAAGGCGCCAGCGCTGGCGTTAATGTATCGCAAGCGCAAATCTCTGCCAGTTCTGCAAATACCAGTACCGCCAAGGCGAACATAGACGCGGCTAAGGCGAAACTTTCCCTGGCCCGAAAAAATTACGAGCGTTATGCCAATTTGATAAAAGACGGCTCTGTTACACAGCAGCAGTTCGATCAGGCTAAGGCAGAAAGAGAGTCGGCCGAGGCGGAGTATGCCGCTGCAAACGATCAGTATATCGCCTTAGTTAAGCAAGTCAACACCAGCGAGTCGCAGTTGGCGGTAAGCAACTCTGGCGTAACTCAGCAACAGGCAGAGGTAGATTTTGCCAAACTCCAGCTTTCATACACTTTAATTAAAGCCCCTGCAAGCGGCCTGGTCTCCAAAAAGAACGTACAGAAAGGGCAGCTGGTCCAGGCAGGACAGTCCCTGTTCTCTATTGTAAATGACAACAGTTTGTATATCACTGCTAATTTCAAGGAAACGCAGCTCGAAGAAATCAAACCCGGCTCTAAAGTGAAAATAGAGGTCGACGCATATCCTGACGCCGAAGTCGAGGGGGAAGTCTACAACTTCGCCCCTATAACCGGAGCAAAAGGCTCCCTTTTGCCGCCCGACAATGCCACAGGAAACTTCGTTAAGGTGGTACAGCGAGTACCAGTTAAAATCAAGATTACCAAAGCCCCTAAAGAGATCCTGCCTTCGCTCAGGCCGGGCATGAGCGTTAAAGTATCCGTTTCCGTAAACGATTAA
- a CDS encoding TolC family protein: MKHLFKNLILTGLLLSGTTYAQQVRHLDLSEAVNLGIENSKNLRLSQNKIDEALAHLAVVKDNALPSGNASFLYNHAEIPGNTLVIGESAPLHLPKRADAFVGTAAVEQLVYGGGKLRYAEASTRLLAEVARLDADKSKEEIAYAVISTYYNLFKIIQSKKVVEQNLESIASQLKQAQRFFSQGIVTKNDVLRFQLQEANVSLTGMEIENNRKIVNYNLNIMLGLDENTILDISDPEAHLQMAPNLGSFTEMAMENRQELRQLDLQNHAAEVNTKSVKAETLPSVGVGANLYYINPSGRFIPPVNQFISPITLGANLSWNIGSLWTTRHKVAEARIQQKSITLQKDVLTDQVKTEINKSYHDYLLAVNRIKVLEASIVQATENDKLLASKYQNNVASATDRIDAETLLYQARINLEIAKADAGLAWYTLLKSTGKIDTSK, encoded by the coding sequence ATGAAACATCTGTTTAAAAATTTAATACTTACAGGCCTGCTGCTTTCCGGGACCACTTACGCTCAGCAGGTGAGGCACCTGGACCTTAGTGAGGCGGTCAACCTGGGAATTGAAAACAGCAAAAATCTACGCCTCTCACAAAATAAAATTGATGAAGCCCTTGCTCACCTTGCTGTAGTTAAAGACAACGCTTTGCCTTCGGGAAACGCTTCGTTTTTATATAACCACGCCGAGATCCCGGGCAACACGCTGGTCATAGGGGAGTCCGCACCGCTGCACCTACCGAAACGTGCAGACGCCTTTGTCGGAACCGCCGCAGTCGAGCAACTCGTGTATGGTGGAGGAAAACTCAGGTATGCCGAAGCGTCGACCCGACTCTTGGCCGAAGTTGCGAGACTGGATGCCGACAAAAGCAAAGAAGAAATCGCCTACGCAGTGATCTCTACCTACTATAATCTTTTCAAAATCATACAGAGTAAAAAGGTGGTTGAGCAGAACCTTGAATCGATTGCCAGCCAGCTTAAGCAAGCTCAGCGATTCTTCAGCCAGGGTATTGTCACCAAAAATGATGTACTCCGTTTCCAGTTACAGGAGGCAAATGTATCGCTTACCGGGATGGAAATCGAGAACAACCGCAAAATCGTCAATTACAATCTGAACATTATGCTCGGCCTGGATGAAAACACAATACTCGACATTTCAGATCCCGAAGCCCACCTCCAAATGGCACCAAACCTGGGCAGTTTTACCGAAATGGCCATGGAAAACCGTCAGGAGCTCCGCCAGCTGGACTTACAAAATCACGCTGCGGAAGTAAACACAAAGTCTGTGAAAGCAGAAACCCTACCTAGTGTTGGTGTTGGCGCCAATCTTTATTACATAAACCCAAGCGGCCGCTTCATTCCACCGGTCAACCAGTTTATCTCCCCCATAACGCTCGGCGCAAATCTGTCCTGGAACATCGGCTCCCTTTGGACAACTAGGCACAAAGTTGCAGAAGCGCGCATACAGCAAAAAAGCATAACTCTGCAGAAAGATGTACTTACCGATCAGGTTAAGACAGAAATAAACAAGTCTTATCATGACTATCTGCTGGCGGTAAACCGTATCAAAGTGCTTGAAGCCTCTATCGTACAGGCCACAGAAAATGATAAGCTGCTTGCTTCAAAGTACCAGAACAATGTAGCCTCGGCTACCGACCGCATAGATGCTGAAACATTGCTATATCAAGCCCGCATCAATCTGGAAATTGCAAAGGCGGACGCAGGACTCGCCTGGTACACCTTGTTAAAATCAACCGGAAAAATCGACACTTCTAAATAA
- a CDS encoding peroxiredoxin translates to MALVGRKFPSISVDAMSEMGDNLKINVFEEAVSKNSKVLLFWYPKDFTFVCPTELHAFQAALPEFEKRNTIVIGASCDTNEVHFAWLNTPKDNGGIEGVTYPILADTHRHLANILGIVEQEVEYDEEGNETFSGSNVTFRATYLIDETGKVFHESVNDMPLGRNVKEYLRLIDAYSHVQTHGEVCPANWEEGKEAMSANRTSVAEYLSANVSAN, encoded by the coding sequence ATGGCACTAGTAGGTAGAAAATTTCCAAGCATCAGTGTTGATGCCATGTCTGAAATGGGCGACAATTTGAAGATCAACGTTTTTGAAGAGGCCGTTAGTAAAAACAGCAAGGTGTTGTTGTTTTGGTATCCAAAAGATTTCACTTTTGTTTGCCCAACAGAGCTTCATGCGTTCCAGGCAGCACTTCCTGAATTTGAAAAAAGAAATACCATTGTAATAGGTGCATCATGTGATACAAACGAGGTGCATTTTGCCTGGTTAAATACACCGAAAGATAACGGTGGTATTGAAGGTGTAACATATCCTATTCTTGCGGATACGCACAGGCACCTGGCGAACATTCTGGGTATCGTAGAACAGGAAGTTGAATATGATGAGGAAGGCAATGAGACTTTTTCGGGTTCGAATGTGACGTTCCGCGCCACTTATCTGATCGATGAGACTGGTAAGGTTTTCCATGAGAGTGTGAACGATATGCCGCTTGGAAGGAATGTAAAAGAGTATCTGCGTCTGATCGACGCATACAGCCACGTACAAACTCATGGCGAGGTTTGTCCGGCAAACTGGGAAGAGGGTAAAGAAGCGATGAGTGCGAACAGGACCAGTGTGGCAGAATACCTGAGCGCTAATGTAAGTGCGAACTAA
- a CDS encoding DHA2 family efflux MFS transporter permease subunit, with translation MAEKGLKKWIITFTVITASLLELIDTTIVNVAIPQIQGNLGATLEDVAWLSTGYAVANVIVLPMSGWLGGRFGRKNYFLFSIILFTIASFLCGNATNLEELIIFRILQGLAGGGLISTAQAILIETWPREDVGIATALFGLGAVVGPTVGPTIGGYLLEISTWPMIFYVNIPVGILAAYCTYTFVRATPKEDKGAPVDWWGILLLAIAVGSLQTVLEKGESEDWFATPYITALAALSVIGLLLFIWRETTTDHPIVNFKIMRHRSFSIGMFTSFILGFGLYGSVFVFPVFCQNLLGFSPLQTGELLFPGGLCTIILMPFIGIMLKKGVPAQIMAAIGMLLFFIFCSMLSKSTLQSGTGDFFLPLIVRGIGMALLFVPLTTLAIQDLKGPEIGQGSGLNNMMRQLGGSFGIAALTTLIHVRQGFHRSNLLVNINEYNPAFTDRLNGFIKNFMAHGYTYLDAKNQAIKAIEGTVIKQSLLLTYSDAYWVAGLILLFSIPLVFLQKFRKNVAVPTDAH, from the coding sequence ATGGCCGAAAAAGGTTTAAAAAAGTGGATCATCACATTCACAGTCATTACCGCATCCTTGCTGGAGCTTATTGATACGACCATCGTGAATGTAGCAATACCCCAGATCCAGGGCAACCTCGGTGCCACCCTGGAAGACGTCGCCTGGCTTTCTACCGGCTACGCCGTAGCCAACGTCATCGTACTGCCTATGTCCGGCTGGCTGGGCGGGCGCTTTGGCCGTAAAAACTATTTCCTGTTCTCCATTATCCTCTTTACCATAGCCTCCTTTCTTTGCGGGAATGCCACAAACCTCGAAGAGCTCATTATCTTCCGCATCCTGCAAGGACTCGCCGGCGGCGGCCTGATATCGACCGCACAAGCCATTCTAATCGAAACCTGGCCAAGGGAAGACGTTGGCATCGCCACAGCTCTTTTTGGTCTGGGCGCGGTGGTAGGGCCAACGGTAGGGCCTACCATTGGTGGCTACCTGCTCGAAATCAGCACATGGCCCATGATCTTTTATGTTAATATTCCCGTCGGAATCCTGGCGGCGTATTGCACGTATACCTTTGTGCGCGCTACACCTAAAGAGGATAAAGGAGCGCCGGTCGACTGGTGGGGCATTCTGCTTTTGGCCATTGCCGTTGGCAGTTTACAAACCGTACTGGAAAAAGGAGAAAGCGAGGACTGGTTCGCAACACCTTATATTACAGCGCTTGCCGCCCTGTCGGTGATCGGGCTGTTGCTGTTCATCTGGCGGGAGACCACCACTGACCATCCGATAGTCAACTTCAAGATCATGCGCCACAGAAGTTTCTCCATCGGCATGTTTACCTCGTTTATTCTAGGTTTCGGATTATACGGCTCCGTCTTTGTCTTCCCCGTTTTTTGCCAGAACCTCTTAGGTTTCTCCCCGCTTCAAACGGGGGAATTGCTGTTTCCCGGCGGACTTTGCACCATCATCCTGATGCCTTTCATTGGCATAATGCTAAAAAAAGGCGTTCCTGCTCAAATTATGGCAGCGATCGGTATGCTCCTGTTTTTTATATTCTGCAGCATGCTCAGTAAGTCGACCCTACAGTCGGGCACCGGCGACTTCTTTCTTCCGTTGATTGTACGCGGTATTGGCATGGCTCTGCTGTTTGTTCCGCTTACGACGCTGGCCATACAGGACCTGAAAGGTCCGGAAATCGGGCAGGGCTCAGGCTTGAACAACATGATGAGACAATTAGGCGGGTCGTTTGGAATTGCCGCGCTAACTACACTAATTCATGTGAGGCAGGGATTCCACCGCAGCAACCTCCTCGTAAATATTAACGAGTACAACCCCGCGTTTACCGACCGCCTTAACGGATTCATAAAGAACTTTATGGCACACGGTTACACCTATCTCGACGCAAAAAATCAGGCGATAAAGGCTATTGAGGGAACAGTTATTAAACAATCACTCCTACTCACCTATAGCGACGCCTATTGGGTTGCCGGTTTAATTCTGTTGTTTTCCATCCCTTTGGTCTTCCTCCAAAAATTCAGGAAGAACGTGGCGGTACCCACAGATGCACATTAA
- a CDS encoding TetR/AcrR family transcriptional regulator: MEIKDKRTRILEAAERLFSELGYEGSSTRLIARESGANMAMINYYFGSKEGVFMEIINKRISDLKEQLERISKGSETGIEKLMKIIDEYAVRTLSNHRFHKMIHRELSLPQRPEMFGNIKKAMAENYQIIENIINEGISEGSIRQVDVRLTILTLVGTISKIAISPGKITHGTSQDLGKPEDRKQLTDRLIAHLRDLITIYLAPQK, translated from the coding sequence ATGGAAATAAAAGATAAAAGAACACGTATTCTGGAAGCTGCGGAGCGGCTGTTTTCCGAACTCGGGTATGAAGGCTCGTCTACCCGGCTCATAGCGCGCGAATCAGGTGCGAACATGGCCATGATTAATTACTACTTCGGTTCCAAAGAAGGCGTATTCATGGAAATCATAAATAAACGGATTAGCGACCTAAAGGAACAACTGGAGCGAATCAGCAAGGGCAGTGAAACCGGTATCGAAAAATTGATGAAGATTATTGACGAGTATGCGGTTCGCACCCTGAGCAATCATCGCTTCCACAAAATGATACATAGGGAGCTGTCCCTCCCCCAACGCCCTGAAATGTTTGGCAACATCAAAAAAGCGATGGCTGAAAACTATCAGATTATCGAGAACATCATCAACGAAGGAATATCTGAAGGCAGCATCAGGCAGGTCGATGTCCGGCTAACCATTCTCACGCTAGTCGGAACCATTAGCAAGATAGCGATATCGCCCGGAAAGATCACACATGGAACAAGCCAGGATCTTGGCAAGCCGGAAGACCGCAAGCAACTTACCGATCGACTGATTGCGCATCTGCGCGATTTGATCACCATATACCTAGCACCCCAAAAATGA
- a CDS encoding heavy-metal-associated domain-containing protein → MKTIQYFALIIFVLTAGKVSAQQISSAELQVTGLTCSMCSQATEKSLRTLDFVKNVEPDLNRNVFVLSFDAGKRVNLDKIADKVQDAGFSVGNLAATFNFNQVKVDPSGKALAGSEVYHFVNAKNKVLNGKVKASVVDKGFISNAEYKKKAAEVKSEAYKSGYAMVNGKRTRVYHLSI, encoded by the coding sequence ATGAAAACGATTCAATATTTCGCTTTAATTATATTCGTGCTGACCGCAGGAAAGGTTTCCGCTCAGCAAATTTCTTCTGCAGAACTTCAGGTTACGGGGCTTACCTGCTCGATGTGTTCTCAGGCTACCGAGAAGTCGCTCCGTACACTGGATTTTGTCAAAAATGTGGAACCCGACCTTAACCGCAATGTCTTTGTGCTGAGCTTTGATGCGGGCAAACGTGTTAATCTGGATAAGATCGCAGATAAGGTACAGGATGCGGGTTTTTCGGTGGGTAACCTGGCCGCTACATTTAATTTTAACCAGGTAAAGGTCGACCCTTCAGGCAAAGCCCTTGCTGGTTCTGAAGTGTATCATTTCGTGAACGCGAAAAATAAGGTGCTCAACGGAAAGGTGAAAGCCAGTGTAGTCGACAAAGGCTTTATTTCTAATGCTGAGTATAAGAAGAAAGCGGCAGAAGTAAAATCAGAGGCCTACAAATCGGGTTACGCCATGGTAAACGGTAAGCGTACACGTGTTTATCACCTGTCTATTTAA
- a CDS encoding thioredoxin family protein encodes MFVELTEDNLQQYITGNDKVMVQFSASWCGNCRIMKPKFKKLASENEDVAFLIVDAEKFPESRKLANVDNLPTFAAFSGGSLAGQVQTNKAELLTELFEKVKS; translated from the coding sequence ATGTTTGTAGAATTAACAGAAGATAACCTTCAGCAATATATTACCGGCAACGACAAGGTGATGGTGCAGTTTTCGGCCTCTTGGTGTGGTAACTGCCGGATCATGAAGCCGAAGTTCAAGAAGCTTGCTTCGGAGAACGAGGACGTGGCTTTCCTGATCGTAGACGCAGAGAAGTTCCCCGAGTCGCGTAAGCTAGCTAACGTGGACAATCTGCCAACCTTTGCGGCTTTTAGCGGCGGGTCCCTTGCGGGGCAGGTTCAGACCAATAAAGCTGAGTTGCTGACCGAGTTATTTGAAAAAGTAAAGTCATGA